In the Bacteroidales bacterium genome, one interval contains:
- a CDS encoding thioredoxin family protein, translated as MKTIVSGLFMLLFIGVQAQEVNRVIFDADVNRDILFGWVNREGTISQDFLEDEQLKYDAYVADTESIDFLKNAFEADESLNILVVFATWCGDSKMQVPDFYKVADLAQISNIKYLAVNRKKNAGAIDMSAMDIQRVPTFIVYKGDEEIGRIIESPIYSIEKDLVTILKKQ; from the coding sequence ATGAAGACTATTGTTAGTGGATTATTTATGTTGCTTTTTATTGGGGTGCAAGCACAAGAAGTAAATCGAGTAATTTTTGATGCCGATGTGAACAGAGATATATTGTTTGGTTGGGTTAATAGGGAAGGAACCATATCGCAAGATTTTCTTGAGGATGAACAATTAAAATATGATGCTTATGTTGCCGATACGGAATCGATAGATTTTTTGAAAAATGCTTTTGAAGCTGATGAAAGCCTAAATATTCTTGTAGTATTTGCCACTTGGTGTGGCGATTCTAAAATGCAGGTGCCCGATTTTTATAAAGTAGCAGATTTAGCCCAAATATCTAATATTAAATACCTGGCAGTAAACCGAAAAAAGAATGCGGGAGCTATTGATATGAGTGCGATGGATATTCAACGTGTTCCTACTTTTATTGTTTATAAAGGCGATGAAGAAATAGGCCGAATTATTGAAAGCCCGATATATAGCATAGAAAAAGATTTAGTTACAATTCTTAAAAAGCAGTAG